Within the Rosa rugosa chromosome 2, drRosRugo1.1, whole genome shotgun sequence genome, the region acttgATTCACCAAAGTTAGAACGGGCCATAActcatgtactgttcttgagattttctctaaattaaaatatataaaaaaacaaTTGGCCCACAGTATATTTGTATTTGTTTATAAAAGATATATTTGCAAATAACTTGACCCAGACAACCAACCCTATTCCACCTGGTGAAGCTAAAACGAGGCATTCTTTGCGACTCTGCTTTCAACTCAAGCTCATTGTTTGTATTCGGTTACAGTAGAAAATGGTGTAAACTGACAACTAGCCACAATATTCAAACAACCAAAACCTAATCCACCTGGTGAAATTAAAACGAGGAACTCTTTATGACTTTTACACTCAAGTTTATTGTTTTTATTCCGTTACAGTATTAAATGGTGTAAGTTGACCAAAGAGAAAATTGGGAAGGTTATGATCACTCAGCAAGGAGAAAATGGTGAAGAAACCAGGGGAATCAAAACTACCAATCCGAGTTATAGCCTTACAGGTTGGAGTGCTGAGATAAAGTGAATAAGACCCTCCTAGGTTTCATACTTTCATTTGCTCTTCTAGCTTTTTGACGGAAATCAAAATTTGTAACCTAGTGGTTGAGGAGCTAATGCATGGTTTCTACTTCTTACTACTGAGCCCCTTGAAGAATATCAAAACCTTCACACTTCATATGCCTCTGCACTTCTAACAAATATAAACATCACCAACTCCAAGTAATACACACACTCAAGGTAAGTTAGCGCCAATTATATGCCATCAAACCCAATCAGATTTTCCCTTCCTCTGAATTCATCATCTTTACAAAGCTCTATGGCAATTAGGAACATGGTAAAATTCAATTGGCATAATAAGAAATCATAGAACTTCACAAAGCAAATGCAACGAAAACTCAGTCCAGCTTACCATCAATCCTAACACAGACCCAACAGTATATATAAGGATAGACTGAACTTCATCAGAGCACATCACATCACAAACAAGTAGATGACCAAAGAAGCAATCTCATTTCTCATTGAAAACTGACCTTATAGTTCATTCAATTTGCTATACAAGTTCCAAGATATGATCTTTATTCAGTAACTAAGCATTGGAGCAATCACATTTCACAATTCAAGAACTagtataaagaaaaaaaaagaaaaaagaaaaaaggactaACTTCTGGTTTTCAAGGCGCTCTGGGGTCAGTACCGTGCTGCCAAACATAGACAAGCTCATCCCAACCGGTGCTGGCAAGAAGTCCCTCCACCAAAACGCTCATATCGATTCCGACGGCGAACTCCGAGTGGTGGTCGTACCGCCCCACCAGCGCATCCTCCACCATGTAATCCCACAGGCAAACCGACATGTCGTACGAGCACGACATCATCAGGCTCTGCCGGTGCGGCGAGAATTTGACTTTCCTGACGGCGTAGCCGTGGCCGTTGAGGACCGAGATCGGAGCCCGGATGGACCTGACGTCCCAGACCTTGATCGATTTGTCGACGGAGGCGGTGGCGATGACGCAGTCGTCGTACTTGTTCCAATCGCAGGAGAGGATCTCAAACTCGTGCGCCGGGATGATCATGGTGGATCCGGGCTCACGCACGTCCCAGACGCGTGCGGTGCAGTCGCCGGAGGCGGAGGCGAAGACGTCGGCGTGGCGGGGGTTCCAGACGGCGGAGTAGACGCAGTAGGCGTGCTCCTTGAAGGTGCGGACGGAGGCGGGGCGGTCGACGGTCCAGAGCTTGACGGTGTCGTCCCAGGAGGCGGTGAGGAACGAGTCGCGGCGCGTGGGGTTGTAGTCGGCGGAGCTGACCTCGCGCGTGTGCTCGTGGAGGGAGCGGAGGGGGTTGGAGGTGGGCGGGAGGGCGAGGTCGTAGAGCTTGACGGAGCCGTCGGCGATGGCGGCGACGAGGAGGGAGTCGTGGGACTCGGACCAGGCGACGTCGTAGACGCCGTCGGCGGTGTCGAAGGAGACGAGCTCGGTGATGGGGGTGGGGCCCGGGGCGGCGGGGGAGAGGTCGATGACGTGGAGGCGGCCGTTGCCGAGGATGCCGAAGTTTTGGGAGGTGGCGACGGCGAGGCGGGACTCGTAGAAGGGGCTGAACTTGACGGAGTAGCCGTTGAATGGGGTTTTGAAAACCGGCATTGTAATCTAACTCCGGTTctgctctccctctctctctctctctctctctctctatttctatCTCTTATCTCTCTATGCGTTTagttttggatttggatttggggaTTTACAGAGTCCTGAGGGATTTGGGGGTGTGAAACATTTATCCTTTGTCTTTATTTTTCTTGGGATATATGCAGAGAGTTGAGTAGGTACTAGGTACTATACAAGTTTTTCGTTTTcttgtaaaaaaattaatcaaatctTCATTTTGTCTAGCCATTTTGATTATTCACCCGAGAAATTATTAGGCGTCACATGTTAAATCAAAGTAATGTATTCATTCATAGTAACTACTTCGGTTATTGTAATAGAATCGAAGACATTTGTTCACTTCCtccttttagtttttttttttttttgaataaagggttgTGCTGTTGCCCTCAAGGCTcaagccttcattaatgaaatTGTCAAATACAATGATGGATAtaaagcctaaaccccttattacaataagctCTTAAGAGACAGGACAATATCTTATTAAGAATTAAAATTTTCACTTTTCAGTTTTGATTCTCAAGTATAAGGTTATTATAGAATTTCGGCATGTTTTTAAGTTCGAGTTTAGATCCAAATCATACGGTGAAAAATAATGAGTTATTTaaattttatctattttttattgttattatttatcATTGGATTTAAATCTTAAGGTAGTTAAACACAACTGAGTGTTGAGATTATATATCCCACATGAGTAAAATGAGACTTTGCCTATGGATTTATAAAAGTTTAGGTCACTCCATCCACtaccaattgattttggatgtgaaccccatagtactttatcatggtattagAGCGGGTTATttcacgtgtgcatgcctcacggcCAAATGAGCTCTGATAACTCTATTGAGTTAATTATATGTCAATATTATACTTGCATTGAGATTATAACCGATTCACGTttttaagttttctgtaatAGTTAACCATTTCACTTTCATTCCTTAAGAGATTATCACATACGCATTCTTTATTCATAATTCATGTTCTTAACTAGTTAAATAGTTTGGTTTGTTCAATCACTCAGGTTCATTACACCAATGTGCACTAAAATACTCAAATAATATAGGCCTTTTCTTTTATACTTGAGAAAAATTCTAAAACATACAACTTTTGTGACAATCAGAATTACACAGATCATCAAATTAATGCATGCAAACCAGCTATATATATAGTACTACATGCAATGTTAATTAGAttcatatatacatatcctaGCTACTCGAATTTCTTTTCAGCGGAGGAAGATCAAGACGCGGAGTCACCGAGCTCCTCTCTCTGATCTGATTTCTGACATGCGTCTGCAACTCTAGCAAGCTTGTCCACAATCTGTTGAGCTCTTCCCTATCAAGCCCCTCCATTTCGAGGCTGATCGAGCTCTCGGCCTGAAGCTGCCTTGTCCACGCATCCAGCCTCTAAGATTGTTCGTTCTCCTGTTCAAGTTGCCTTTGGAGCTCATTTTGAGGCTGCTCTGGCAAGTCTTATCTTGTGCTCAAACCCTGGAGCTaggcagaagaaaagaaatgaaacaaTGAAGAAAGCGAATGCCAACAGGACCATGTGTTTTCTTTGCTttggtttgttttctttcttggaTGCATTTCTTTTCGTTTGGCGTCTTTATATAGCTATAAAAACACAAATCTGGTCAGTGAATTTGTACCCTATAGATATATTTCTGTATTTGACTCTGGTATATGGATATCTTTCTCTATCGTCCTGTTTTGCATTATGCCCAATTAAGTCATAAGGAAGGTATATCCCCCCATAGACATCATGATATGGTATGGCTGATTAATTGTATTAAAAGTTTAAAAGGGTAAGATTGTTTTGCATATTGAGCTTTTAGGTATGAAATtaagggggtgtattcaattaaaattttaaaagattttgtttgagttttatAATCTATAGATTTACTTAATtcacggattgtttaaattctatatggactcaaatggattgatttactagtatttgtttagattttacaagtccttATGATGGCTCTCTACATCAAGCTACTTCGGGTAGCTCTCCTTCTGATATTATTCCCAGTTTTTGGAAGCATCTATGGGCTGCCAAAATTCCAGGTAAAGTCAAGATACATATTTGGAGAACTTGTGCTTCTATTCTTCCCACTGCATCACAGCTTAGAAGCCGCAAGGTTCCTGTGGGTGAAGGTTGTTTATTTTGTGACGCAGAAGAGGAGACGGTTTCTCATGTAAGTAGAGAGTGCAATTTTGTTCGTGAGGTGATTTCTCTAGCTCCACATTTGTCACCTTTCCTGGCTACCCCTTCAAGTTCATTGCTTGAATGGTTAGTACTTTGTCATTCTTTGGTTTCAGAGAGTTCATTCTCATTGTTGTTCATGTTGCTATGGGGGGTGTGGAAGGAACGTAATCAACGGTTATGGTCTGGTAAATTCCTTCACACGCATCAAGTTTACTTTCAAGTTGTTACTTCTTACCACTCCTTTAAGGCTGCATTTAGGGGTACCAGGCCTACGGTTGGGCGTCTAGTGAAACCTTGGAGCCCTCCTCCGGCTGGCTGGCTGGCTGAAAGTAAATATTGATGGTGCTTTTGATCAGGCAACACATACAGGAGGACTGGGTGTGGTGATTCGAGATGCTACTGGTACTGTGGTAGCTGGAGCCTGTGAGCCATGTGCTGATGTTTGGTCTCCATTGGTGGTTGAGGCATTAGCTAGTAGGTTGGCTTGCAGTGTGGTGACGGATAAACATCTAGCTCCGGTAATTTTTGAGTCTGATTGCCTTCAACTAGTTCAAGCTATTCGAGCTGAGGGTGATGATACTTCTGACTTGGGAAGGATTGTCGATGATATTTCTGCTTCTCTTCCTTATCTAGCaggttctttcttttctcatatctATAGGGAATCGAATATGTTAGCTCATAAGTTAGCTAAACATGCCTTAGTTTCAGGGCTGCAAGTCTCATGGAGGGGGAGTGTCCCTCCAGAACTTGATGGGCTCCTTTCTACTTCATGTACAACTTAGCCCTATCAATAAAATTTGTCGTCCTTCTCTTCAAAAAAAagtccttatgatgtttttggtaggttaattttttcttcttcttctttaaaagcaatggatgtatgaatccaactataatgctatatcagtgacaaaaaagtatatatatatatatatatatatatatatatatatatatatatatatatatatatatatatatatatatatggcaatctaccattctttatgttgtgtatgatgatgatatatgaataataagagaaaactaatcaactaaaatgttacacaaaaaataaagtaataaactaatgacataatttattttatatctaatttacaaaagaaacatgtgtgtgtatcatcttaacaataccattgaaagtgaaCTTAATTAGTTAGAAGGATTAAAGCTTCCAGAGTTATagtgataaaaaataaaaaataaaattattagatgagagcagaggcagaggaggatagtgggacTAACACCGTCGTTGTCCATATTGAGTCTagcgaaacctagggtttcgagtCTAGCAGCGGCGCCGCGTTCCGGCCGGATCTGTTGTGCATAGCGACGCCAGCGTCGAGAGGAGTACGCCGGAGGTTTCTGCCCTGATCGTTGGTGCGTGGAATTGGGTCCGGGTGTTTTGATCGTTTGGAGTTCGGATCTGCGTATTACGGGGATCGAAGTCTACCGAACTCTGGTGGGCTTGGAGCAAGCGCGGTAGTTCTGCACTCTTCTGTGTTTGACCGCCTCCGATCGAGGTTTTGAGTTTGGTTTCGTTGGCGTCGGGCTGTTGTGCAGGTGCTTGGAGGCGTTGGTTGTTTTGTGACTTGAGTCCACCATGGTCAGGCTCAGTTGTGGGCGGCCGCCAGAAGGAACGGCGACAGCGGCGGCTTGGTTCCTGAGGGTTAGGGCTCATGTTTGGGTAgctcgggtttgggcttgggtttttgggcctgggctcagaCTTGGGCTGCTGGGCTCTAAGCCTAGGCTTAAGTTATGGGCTGCCAAGGAGGGTGTCTTGCCACCCTCATTCATTACTTAGCGCGTCGGGCGGGCCTGACCTGAGACTTTGACTTACTTGGGTTATTTGGGCTTTTTAAGGTCTTTAAAGTGCTAGTCGTACTTTAGATCATGATTCCacggaattggtaattatcttgagtaGGACTGGCGGAAGCGGCTTATAGATGAGGAACTGACTCttatttgtttgctgggaagtGGCTTTTCTGTTGGTACCGCAATTGCGTGCCTGGCTAATAGGGATGCTAgtcaatgattttgccctagaagacacggagttgttctttgcTTATGGGTCCGCTTCCAAAGCGGGCTCAAAatcgacttgtaatgagtttacattACTTAGATAGGAGCGTGGTAGTTACcccgccatttttctgtctttaagtgtaTGTTTAGACTCTGGCTTATTGgctggtcatctaatgcaatgaacctttgtttcaaaaaaaaaaaagaggaggatagtgggaagataggtctaaaacaaaatggatgagtgtcacctattgagagctgcttttttttttttttttagtgaagagcttcttcattttttgagtgagaaaattcaaaatctcttgggaagtggttggattgtttttgggttttgatatgtataaaaaacactataaaatcctccaaaatccaacatttaatgaaatccttaaaaatccgtatacttttgaatatctgtagatttgaatggataattttaaattttaattgaaTACATTAAGATTTTACTCAATTGAATACTCACagactttcaaaatacaaaaaaatcttgtagactcttaaatgaatacaccccctaaAACAATAgggaaaattgggaaaaataaaaattctacATTCCTAGATTCCTAGATTTGTTCATATATACCTCCCAGAAAGGCAACTATTTTAGCTGGAGACAACAAAGTTTGACCTACCTAGTTTTAGGGCCAGTCCcaaaaaaataccttgaaggtTCAGAAAACTAATAGGACAATAAAAGGTCCAAGGACATGTTATTTATGTGGCCCAAGACTCAAGCGGTTAAAGCCCAAATGAAATTATTATTTAACAAATATCGAAAGAGAGAGTGGTTTTTTGTGTCTGGAGACGTTCTATGAAACAATAAAGAAGTATAAACGAAGTAAAATAGAAACTCACCAATATGGGATTGTAAGAGCAAAGCAATGGTTGCCTCAAGGCGGAAGAGAAAGCTTGCAGAGAGGATCCAGTACATGTATGCACTCTCTTCATTTCAATATTTTGGTGACTTTTGAATAGCTCAAAATTCATGATTCACCGATTCTATACTCATGAGAGGTCATGAAGATGACAAGTTTTCAAACAAGAGAAATGAAATGCCGAGTAAAAATGAGAAATGGTATATGGTCTGTGGTTTAACAATGAGACCTATAAATAGGAGGAAAAATGTTGGTAAAATAAATGTCGTGATGCATTTTGTTAGATATAATTCCATACGGGGCACCATAGAAAATATTGCACTCTTAAATATACCTACCTAAGAATGTCATCAATCGCCAACGCACATGGATGATCATAACCGTGACTTGATACATGATTTCGTCTTAATGGACGATTGAAGTTGTTCACACAATGTATAACGCATGACGATTGTAATGTCGCAATAAAATTTGTTGGATTCAATTCCATATTGAGGGCCATAAAAATATTCTCTTCATAAATCTACATTGAATGCTGCCAACCATCATCGCACGTGAACAATTCCAATAGTGAATTGCTGCATTTCCGGTGGATTTAATTCCATACCGGGCACCTTAGAAATGTATATACCTCTCTTAGGAATgtcatcaatcaacaactcaggTGGATGATCGTAACTGTGACTTGGTCACTTGGACCAGGATTCTGTCTCAATTCATGATTAAGGTCGTTCATACTGCATACAACATTACAATGTATGGTACGTGATGAATATAATGTCGTAGTAAAATTTGTTGGATTTAATTCCATGTGTTGAGCACCTTAAAATAATTCCACTATTGTATCTACATTGAAATGCTATCACATGTTCAATCGGAGTAATGGGTTCATTTACATGAGTAATTACTCGGTTACTGTAAAAGAATCGAAGACATTTTTTCCCCTCTTCATTTTAGTTTTGATTCTTAAGTATAGGTTATTGTGAAATTTTGTCGGTGAGCCGTGACCTGTTGGTTAACCAGCCTAACTAACACTGTGGTTGGGAGTTACATTGTCGTCCAaagtcacaaaaaaaaaaagtttgagtTTAGATCCAAATCATACGGTGGAAAATAATCAATtatttaaaatttatttatttttctagttaTTATTTATCATTGGATTTAAATCCTACGGTAATtgaacacaaataagtaaaaaaTTCATTGAGAAGTTAAATAGGACTGTatgatatttcaaaaaaaaaaaaagactataaTTTTATATTTGTACATTAGTCCAATCGAAATGTATTCATTCAATGCATAAAAAatatgtttttatttcttttattccaAATTTGGATTAGATAGTTCATTTTGGCTATGTAGTGTATTATAAATATTTGTGATTTTTTGGTATGTAATgaaatttccatttcttttgtTCGTCAGTGTACTTTTATCGCATCTTTGTTTACTCATATTCGTATTAATTTAGTGACTACTCTCGTCTTTTTATGCTAATCTCTTAGCATTCTAGAGGAGAAGGTTTTGTGGGTCGGCATGTCTTGTAATTTAGTGCTCTTTTTGCCGTGGCTATATGCCAAAGGGGCCCTAAAATGCCTCAGTGGTCTTCAAACCAATCTATCTGATGCtcaaaccctatttttttttttttttgaactcaatcatcaatttcattcatgctcaagccagaatggcacggatacatacattCCCTTGCCATACCAaggacaagtttaggacgtagtatgctagcaccacccattagacaaccagtgctcacttatttaagaaAAGCGAGTCTAAGAACTATGACAAAACTAGCACATAGTAATTAGGCAAAGTTTAgcagaaaaaacaaaattaaatttgcTCCTTGCCCTTAATAGTTGGGCTAGGAGGTTTAGAAAGATAAGCAAAGCAAGTCTCTTGCGCATTAGTCACCTTCTTCGACTTTGGAGGGTTCTTATTCTTTGCCCCTAATGGCCTTCCTCGTTTCTTTTTGGCATCAGAGTAAGCAGAGACCAGCTCCTTGGGGACGAGGATATTGCCAGGCACTTCAAACATCCCTATGGACTTAGCAGAGAACCTACTGGTGAACATGGGGATCTTTTGTTTCTTGGCATGAACCTCGGGGAGGAGAGGTTTGAACAGCTCCGGTAGCAGGAACTTGAGCTTTTGGGGAGATTTTGTAGGAGAGGGAGGTAGGTGACGCTTGTCACCCCTATTCTCCTTGGTCACTGCCTCCAATTCTGCAGGTACACCTGTGTTGTCAGAAGTTTTTAGGCTAGGAGTGCTCTCTGCCGGTTCAGATGGTGACACCTGCTCAAGCTCCAAGTCCTCAGTTAGAGTTGTCGACTCAGAATTGGATACATGGTTAGCTGGGTCTGCAAGCACCGCCAGTGCTAAAGGTTGGTGGACTTCCTCATCAGTCTCAGAGAGATTGAGGTCTCTTGCACACAGTATAATTGGCTTGCGTGGTTTGATCGCTTCCTTAGGTTGGAATAGAGACCTGCAAATATTCGTCGGTGTTTGCACACTCTGAAAGCGAAAGGTTCCATCAACAAACTTGTTAGCAGCAAAACCCAAAGACGGACCAACAATATCCTTTTGTTAGCAACAAAACCCAAAGACGGACCAACAATATCCTTTCTCTGGTCCCCTGTATATGATGTAGTATGACGCCCAAGCAAAGGGCAATGATCACCCTCATGATAAATCAGATTACAATGGTCACACTTTCCCACCaagttctcaaaaaaataagaaatttcAGCTTCAACTCCAGCTGCAAGTCTTAGGGTTTTGTTCAGAAAAAAAGGTTTGGAGATATCATGAGCCACATGGACTCGAACCTTGCCTTGATTCGCAAAAAGCTTTTCGTCCAGTTCAAGGAACTTACCAGCCACCGAAGCAATGTTTCTAATCATGTCAGGCTCCTAAAACAGCGGTGGGATGTTGTTGATGCGAACCCAGAAGAAGAGTAGGGTCAGAGCGATATCCTCCATGGGCGCAACACCATCATATTCCTGAAATACGATCGGGGCTTGTTGGAACCTCCACGGTCCACCCTTCAGAACCTTATTGCGATCCTTCCTCAGATCAAAAGCCAGAACGAACCGATCTGGTGCACGTTCTTGAATCTTAAAGTTCTTATCCAGGACCCATACTCACCGGAGAAAGCGTTTCAGGTCATTCAAGGCGACCGGCTTCTTGACCAGAGAACGTGCCAAGAGAAAAGACTGCTTGGCTCGTCGTTGGATTCCACCAGAGGTATGCGAAACATCAATGACGTCCCTGCTAGCAAGTGCCAGCGACGCAGCAAAGGAGGAGGTGACGGCGTTGATGTTGGACATGTTGGCGGTATGGAGATCAGAAGGGGAGCGACAGACGTCGCTCAGTTTTCTAGGGTTTGACGGCTGCACACAGAGTGCTGCCTTAGGGTTATTAGATAACCCTATTGAGTAAATTACATGTCACTATAATACTTGCATTTGATTTGATCATATAATTTATTTGATGTGTTGACTTAGCAGATTGAGATTATAATTAGGATGGCTCTCAAAATCTCGCCCTCGCTGCGGGGGTTAAGATTGCTTGCATGCAAACCCTAGCCGCCATGGCCTAGGACTCCATCACCGGCACTAAGCAGACAATCATCATCTGCCTCTCGCTGCCTTAGCATAGTAATCCAACGTCTCTCTGCAACAAAGGAATCATCGATTTTCCCCTTCAATGCATCTCACCGGGCCGAACTCCAAGAGGCTAATGAAGTCGCTGCTGCTGGCCTCTCaaggtggcagtcgagggtggAATCAGGTCGGATGCAACCACGCGCGGGGGCCTGTAATGGCTTCTGACAATCGCATACTAGCGAAGAAAAGGTGGATCCGGTTTGTCTTTGATACAGGCTGGAAGCCAAGGGAGATGATCCGATCTGAGGGTGTAGGGGATATCATGCACTGAATTACTGATCTGGCGGTGGATTTGAGTTGGGCGTCGATCTTGGGGCACGGGTTTTGAATGGCGGCTGGTCCGGCAAGAATAGAGAAGATTGTTGGTGCTTGGCGGCTTACTGCTCTTCGGTCTGTGATAATGTGGAAAGAAATGTCTCAGGATCCAGGGTGGAGATGTGAGCGCCTGCATCTCGTAGGTGCGGCGGCGATGGTGGCCGCTACGGAGATCGATGCAAGAGTGGGTGTGCCCAATCTgagttgggtgcccagatcatggTTGAGGCCCAATTCGGATTGGAGGCCCAAATTTGTTGAATGGCGTAAGTTTAAGGTGTCCAGATCTATTTGGGCGCCTAAATCACTTTGGAGGCCCAATTGTGTTAAGGTATCTAATTTCTTTTCGGTGCCCAAACAGAGTTGGGTGCGGCAGTTAAATCCTGATTTGAAGCCCAA harbors:
- the LOC133729459 gene encoding peroxisome biogenesis protein 7; this encodes MPVFKTPFNGYSVKFSPFYESRLAVATSQNFGILGNGRLHVIDLSPAAPGPTPITELVSFDTADGVYDVAWSESHDSLLVAAIADGSVKLYDLALPPTSNPLRSLHEHTREVSSADYNPTRRDSFLTASWDDTVKLWTVDRPASVRTFKEHAYCVYSAVWNPRHADVFASASGDCTARVWDVREPGSTMIIPAHEFEILSCDWNKYDDCVIATASVDKSIKVWDVRSIRAPISVLNGHGYAVRKVKFSPHRQSLMMSCSYDMSVCLWDYMVEDALVGRYDHHSEFAVGIDMSVLVEGLLASTGWDELVYVWQHGTDPRAP